One part of the Constrictibacter sp. MBR-5 genome encodes these proteins:
- a CDS encoding cytochrome c3 family protein — protein MAQIFPASADTWLRLTLVMMVLGLAGAVAVAGGYADSSYATLVGWVQDQPVPFSHEHHVGGLGIDCRYCHTAVEEGPRAGLPATHICMTCHSQVWTGAPMLAPVRQSLARDEPLVWNRVAAVPDYVYFDHSIHVSRGVPCVACHGRVDKMPLMMRAQPFQMGFCLDCHRDPAPHLRPPDQVTRMDWSDRQDHPESHAAYGRAMVAKYGIEPRKLDDCSICHR, from the coding sequence ATGGCTCAGATCTTTCCCGCATCGGCGGACACTTGGCTCCGCCTCACGCTGGTCATGATGGTGCTGGGATTGGCCGGTGCGGTGGCGGTCGCGGGGGGCTATGCGGATTCCAGCTACGCCACCCTGGTCGGCTGGGTACAGGACCAGCCCGTTCCTTTCAGCCACGAGCATCATGTCGGCGGGCTGGGCATCGACTGCCGCTACTGCCACACCGCGGTCGAGGAAGGCCCACGGGCGGGCCTGCCGGCGACGCACATCTGCATGACATGCCATTCGCAGGTATGGACGGGAGCGCCCATGCTGGCGCCCGTGCGACAGAGCCTCGCGCGGGACGAGCCGCTGGTCTGGAACCGCGTCGCGGCCGTTCCCGACTATGTGTATTTCGACCACTCCATCCACGTGTCGCGCGGCGTGCCCTGCGTCGCGTGTCACGGTCGCGTCGACAAGATGCCGCTGATGATGCGGGCGCAACCGTTCCAGATGGGCTTCTGCCTGGACTGTCACCGCGACCCGGCACCGCACCTCCGCCCGCCTGATCAGGTCACGCGCATGGACTGGTCCGATCGGCAGGACCACCCCGAGAGCCACGCCGCCTATGGGCGCGCCATGGTCGCGAAATATGGAATAGAGCCGAGGAAGCTGGATGACTGCAGCATCTGCCACCGGTAG
- a CDS encoding chaperone NapD, translated as MVDERELPHVSSAVVAVRPERLQDVLRQIECMPGTEVPAWQHSRLVVVFEAVSSGDVAARLARIADMDGVVAANMVFEHAEPQKSSGA; from the coding sequence ATGGTTGACGAGAGAGAACTCCCCCACGTCTCCAGTGCCGTCGTCGCCGTCCGGCCCGAACGCCTGCAGGACGTCCTGCGTCAGATCGAGTGTATGCCGGGCACCGAGGTACCGGCCTGGCAGCACAGCAGACTTGTCGTCGTTTTCGAAGCCGTGAGCAGCGGCGACGTCGCCGCTCGTCTGGCGCGGATCGCCGATATGGACGGCGTCGTCGCCGCCAACATGGTGTTCGAGCACGCCGAACCCCAAAAAAGCAGCGGAGCATGA
- the napE gene encoding periplasmic nitrate reductase, NapE protein: MTERAMPGDGGPSRRKELLTFAALAFGIWPLVAVGVVGGYGFLVWMWQIVFGPPGPPGHGMF, encoded by the coding sequence GTGACCGAACGAGCCATGCCGGGGGACGGGGGCCCTTCGCGGCGGAAGGAACTCCTCACCTTCGCCGCTCTCGCGTTCGGGATCTGGCCGCTGGTTGCGGTCGGGGTGGTCGGTGGATACGGCTTCCTCGTTTGGATGTGGCAGATCGTCTTCGGCCCGCCGGGCCCTCCCGGCCACGGCATGTTCTAG
- a CDS encoding pseudoazurin encodes MLKTLLMAAGVAALLAGGPGAAAAADHEVKMLNRGAAGMMVFEPPYLKVAPGDTVTFKSVNPSHNAETIPGMLPEGAQAFKGALSKDLTVTFEKEGIYGYKCMPHYGMGMVGVIQVGDDTGNADAAKAVKHPGKANKVMAALIAKTGTSVAAVK; translated from the coding sequence ATGCTCAAGACTCTGCTGATGGCCGCCGGCGTGGCCGCCCTTCTCGCCGGCGGCCCCGGTGCCGCAGCCGCCGCGGATCACGAAGTGAAGATGCTGAACCGCGGCGCCGCCGGCATGATGGTGTTCGAACCGCCATACCTGAAGGTGGCACCGGGCGACACGGTGACGTTCAAGTCCGTCAACCCCAGCCACAATGCCGAGACCATTCCCGGCATGCTTCCCGAGGGCGCGCAGGCCTTCAAAGGTGCCCTCAGCAAGGATCTGACCGTCACGTTCGAGAAGGAGGGGATCTACGGCTACAAGTGTATGCCGCACTACGGCATGGGCATGGTCGGTGTGATCCAGGTCGGAGACGACACCGGCAACGCCGACGCGGCCAAGGCGGTCAAGCACCCCGGCAAGGCGAACAAGGTCATGGCCGCCCTCATCGCCAAGACCGGAACGTCCGTCGCCGCGGTAAAGTAG
- the nirK gene encoding copper-containing nitrite reductase, translating into MKSPIARLSSSLSALALCAGIAFGANAAEPADAWNSEAIAALQSIVRDATDLPGPIERATPALVKVDLETIEREAKLADGTAFRYWTFNGKVPGPFVRIRVGDTVDVTLKNAEDSHMAHSVDFHAVTGPGGGAVATQTDPGDTTSFRFKALNPGLYVYHCATPMVADHIQAGMYGLILVEPEGGLPKVDREFYVMQGEIYTEQAFGAQGLATTDYDKLLDERPEYYVFNGAAAGLSGDMALKAKRDETVRLFFGVGGPNKTSSFHVIGEIFDKVYSQGSLTTPATPDVQTTLVAPGGATVAEMKLEVPGTFHIVDHALSRAARGLVADIEVEGPQNPQVYDTGNTKLTMTGH; encoded by the coding sequence ATGAAATCCCCGATCGCAAGGCTGTCCTCCTCGCTCAGCGCACTGGCGCTCTGCGCCGGCATCGCCTTCGGCGCCAACGCCGCCGAACCGGCCGACGCGTGGAATAGTGAGGCGATCGCCGCCCTGCAGAGCATCGTCCGCGACGCGACGGACCTGCCGGGTCCCATCGAGCGCGCCACCCCCGCGCTCGTAAAGGTCGACCTGGAGACCATCGAGCGGGAGGCGAAGCTCGCCGACGGGACGGCGTTCCGCTACTGGACGTTCAACGGCAAGGTCCCCGGTCCCTTCGTCCGGATCCGCGTCGGCGACACGGTCGACGTCACCCTGAAGAACGCCGAAGACAGCCACATGGCGCACTCGGTGGACTTCCATGCCGTCACCGGCCCCGGCGGCGGCGCCGTCGCGACCCAGACGGATCCCGGGGACACCACCTCGTTCCGATTCAAGGCACTGAACCCAGGCCTGTACGTCTACCATTGCGCGACGCCGATGGTCGCCGACCACATCCAGGCCGGGATGTACGGCCTGATCCTGGTCGAGCCGGAGGGCGGACTGCCGAAGGTTGATCGCGAATTTTATGTCATGCAGGGCGAGATCTACACGGAGCAGGCCTTCGGCGCCCAAGGGCTCGCCACGACGGACTACGACAAGCTCCTCGACGAGCGGCCGGAATACTACGTCTTCAACGGCGCCGCCGCCGGCCTGTCGGGTGACATGGCGCTGAAGGCGAAGCGTGACGAGACAGTCCGTCTCTTCTTCGGTGTCGGCGGCCCGAACAAGACCTCGAGCTTCCACGTCATCGGCGAGATCTTCGACAAGGTTTACAGCCAGGGATCGCTCACCACACCGGCGACGCCCGACGTGCAGACCACCCTCGTGGCACCGGGCGGCGCGACCGTCGCCGAGATGAAGTTAGAAGTGCCCGGCACGTTCCACATCGTGGACCACGCCCTGTCGCGCGCAGCGCGCGGCCTCGTCGCCGACATCGAGGTCGAGGGGCCGCAGAACCCGCAGGTCTACGACACGGGGAACACCAAGCTCACCATGACCGGCCACTGA
- the napF gene encoding ferredoxin-type protein NapF, whose translation MSATTALSRRGFLSGRTRAEPVIAEPFRVHPPWTGREGFRACTDCGACVEACPTEIVSLTGGVHLEFAAGECTFCGACAAVCPEPVFDRAQPHPFQHVAAIGEACLARAGVVCQSCGDACPERAIRFTPRRGGPFLPTVVGDSCTGCGACVSPCPVAAIGMAAAPREFADG comes from the coding sequence ATGAGTGCGACGACAGCCCTCAGCCGGCGCGGCTTTCTCTCGGGCCGCACACGCGCCGAGCCGGTCATCGCGGAACCCTTCCGTGTGCATCCGCCCTGGACCGGGCGAGAGGGTTTTCGCGCCTGCACCGACTGCGGCGCCTGCGTCGAGGCATGCCCGACAGAGATCGTCTCCCTGACCGGGGGGGTGCATCTCGAGTTCGCCGCCGGCGAGTGCACCTTCTGCGGCGCCTGCGCGGCGGTTTGTCCCGAGCCCGTCTTCGACCGCGCGCAGCCGCACCCGTTCCAGCACGTCGCGGCAATCGGCGAAGCCTGCCTAGCCCGTGCCGGCGTCGTCTGCCAGAGCTGCGGCGATGCCTGTCCGGAGCGGGCCATCCGATTTACGCCGCGGCGCGGTGGCCCGTTCCTTCCGACGGTCGTGGGGGACTCCTGCACCGGCTGCGGTGCCTGCGTGTCGCCTTGTCCGGTCGCTGCGATCGGCATGGCGGCTGCGCCGCGGGAGTTCGCCGATGGTTGA
- a CDS encoding Crp/Fnr family transcriptional regulator, whose protein sequence is MDTAARIGLIERVPLFQGLGMPDLDAVARAARERPVRKGDRPFRQGEDAIDHYVVAWGRIRLDQTTPDGQNVLLRFMGAGDLLGSVAVFRGMPFPATPTAIEDCMLLAWSAVGFAELMQRFPVIATNAIRIVGGRIEDLQARLQEAATQRVERRLAATLLRMVKQAGRRVEGGVEIPFAVSRQELAEMTATTLFTVSRTLAAWEQEGIVSGKRSSHLVIAKPHRLVQIAEQA, encoded by the coding sequence GTGGACACTGCCGCACGTATCGGCCTCATCGAGCGGGTACCGCTCTTTCAGGGGTTAGGGATGCCGGACCTCGACGCCGTCGCCCGGGCGGCGCGCGAACGGCCCGTCCGCAAGGGCGATCGGCCCTTCCGGCAGGGCGAGGATGCCATCGACCATTATGTCGTGGCCTGGGGCCGGATCCGGCTCGATCAGACCACCCCGGACGGGCAGAACGTGCTGCTGCGCTTCATGGGCGCCGGCGATCTGCTCGGATCGGTGGCGGTCTTCCGCGGCATGCCGTTCCCGGCCACGCCCACTGCGATCGAGGATTGCATGCTGCTGGCCTGGAGCGCCGTCGGCTTCGCCGAACTGATGCAGCGGTTCCCGGTGATCGCGACGAATGCCATCCGCATTGTCGGCGGCCGGATCGAGGACCTGCAGGCGCGGCTTCAGGAGGCGGCGACGCAGCGGGTCGAGCGCCGGCTCGCTGCGACCCTGCTGCGCATGGTGAAGCAGGCGGGGCGGCGGGTGGAAGGCGGGGTGGAGATTCCCTTCGCCGTGTCGCGCCAGGAACTCGCCGAGATGACCGCCACCACGCTCTTCACGGTCAGTCGCACGCTCGCCGCATGGGAACAGGAGGGCATCGTCAGCGGCAAGCGGTCAAGCCACCTGGTGATCGCCAAGCCGCACCGGCTGGTACAGATCGCGGAACAGGCCTGA
- the napA gene encoding periplasmic nitrate reductase subunit alpha, translating to MDVTRRTVLKAQAAAAAAAAAGIALPADAQPVPGGVQALDINWSKAPCRFCGTGCGVMVGVKEGRVVATHGDMQAEVNRGLNCVKGYFLSKIMYGSDRLTTPLLRKRDGVYAKDGEFEPVSWDEAFDVMAAQCKRVLKEKGPTAVGMFGSGQWTIFEGYAATKLMRGGFRSNNLDPNARHCMASAATAFMRTFGMDEPMGCYDDFEHADAFVLWGSNMAEMHPILWTRLADRRLGYPHVKVAVLSTFTHRSMDLADVPIIFKPGTDLAILNYIANHIIQTGRVNEAFVRDHTTFMTGTTDIGYGLRAEHPLEMKAKGVADAAKMTPSDFETFKALVSEYTLEKVSELSGVEPGFLEELAELYADPERKVMSLWTMGFNQHVRGVWANQMVYNIHLLTGKISEPGNSPFSLTGQPSACGTAREVGTFAHRLPADMVVTNPEHRHHAEEIWKLPHGLLPEKPGYHAVQQDRMLKDGKLNFYWVQVNNNLQAAPNNDQETYPGYRNPDNFIVVSDAYPTVTARAADLILPAAMWVEKEGAYGNAERRTHVWHQLVQAPGEARSDLWQLMEFSKRFTTDEVWPTEILDANPDYRGRTLFDVLFGNGNVDAFPVSEIDAAYRNEEANHFGFYVQKGLFEEYAAFGRGHGHDLAPYDRYHRERGLRWPVVDGKETLWRYREGYDPYVKPGEGVKFYGRKDGRAVILAVPYEPPAESPDDEFDLWLVTGRVLEHWHSGSMTMRVPELYKAFPGAVCFMHGDDARRRGLNQGAEVRVISRRGEIRSRVETRGRNRMPRGVIFVPWFDASQLINKVTLDATDPISKQTDFKKCAVRIEAV from the coding sequence ATGGACGTCACCCGCCGTACGGTGCTGAAGGCGCAGGCCGCCGCCGCCGCCGCTGCCGCCGCGGGCATCGCCCTGCCGGCCGACGCTCAGCCGGTGCCGGGCGGTGTGCAGGCCCTCGACATCAATTGGTCGAAGGCACCCTGCCGATTCTGCGGCACCGGCTGCGGCGTAATGGTCGGCGTCAAGGAGGGCCGCGTCGTGGCGACCCATGGCGACATGCAGGCGGAGGTCAACCGTGGCCTCAATTGCGTGAAGGGGTACTTCCTCTCCAAGATCATGTACGGCTCCGACCGGCTGACGACACCGCTCCTGCGCAAACGCGACGGGGTCTACGCCAAGGACGGCGAGTTCGAGCCGGTGAGCTGGGATGAGGCGTTCGACGTAATGGCCGCGCAGTGCAAGCGCGTGCTTAAAGAGAAGGGGCCCACCGCCGTCGGCATGTTCGGTTCCGGCCAGTGGACGATCTTCGAGGGGTATGCCGCGACCAAGCTGATGCGTGGCGGCTTCCGTTCGAACAATCTCGATCCCAACGCGCGTCACTGCATGGCCTCTGCCGCGACCGCCTTCATGCGCACCTTCGGCATGGATGAGCCGATGGGCTGCTACGACGATTTCGAGCATGCGGACGCGTTCGTGCTGTGGGGCTCGAACATGGCGGAGATGCACCCGATCCTGTGGACGCGCCTCGCCGACCGGCGCCTCGGCTATCCGCACGTGAAGGTCGCGGTCCTGTCGACCTTCACCCACCGTAGCATGGACCTCGCCGACGTCCCGATCATCTTCAAGCCGGGCACCGACCTCGCGATCCTGAATTACATCGCCAACCACATCATCCAGACCGGCCGAGTGAATGAGGCGTTCGTGCGCGACCACACGACCTTCATGACCGGCACCACCGACATCGGTTACGGGCTGCGAGCGGAACATCCGCTGGAGATGAAGGCGAAGGGTGTTGCCGACGCCGCCAAGATGACGCCTAGCGACTTCGAGACGTTCAAGGCGCTGGTCTCGGAATACACCCTGGAAAAGGTGTCCGAGCTGAGCGGCGTAGAGCCCGGCTTCCTGGAAGAGCTGGCGGAACTCTACGCGGATCCGGAGCGGAAGGTCATGTCGCTCTGGACCATGGGTTTCAACCAGCACGTCCGCGGCGTCTGGGCGAACCAGATGGTCTATAACATTCACCTGCTGACCGGCAAAATCTCGGAGCCCGGCAACAGCCCCTTCTCGCTGACCGGACAGCCGTCGGCCTGCGGAACGGCACGCGAAGTCGGCACGTTCGCGCACCGCCTGCCGGCCGACATGGTGGTGACCAACCCCGAGCACCGGCACCATGCCGAGGAGATATGGAAGCTGCCGCACGGCCTGCTGCCGGAGAAGCCGGGCTATCATGCGGTTCAGCAGGACCGAATGCTGAAGGACGGCAAGCTCAATTTTTACTGGGTCCAGGTGAACAACAACCTGCAGGCGGCCCCGAACAACGATCAGGAGACCTATCCGGGCTACCGGAACCCGGACAATTTCATCGTCGTATCCGACGCCTATCCCACGGTGACGGCACGCGCCGCCGACCTCATCCTGCCGGCAGCCATGTGGGTGGAGAAGGAAGGGGCGTACGGCAACGCCGAGCGCCGCACCCACGTCTGGCACCAATTGGTGCAGGCACCGGGCGAAGCGCGATCCGATCTGTGGCAGCTGATGGAGTTCTCCAAGCGCTTCACGACGGACGAAGTCTGGCCGACCGAGATTCTAGACGCCAATCCCGATTATCGTGGCAGGACGCTGTTCGACGTGCTGTTCGGAAACGGCAATGTCGATGCCTTTCCCGTGTCGGAGATCGACGCCGCCTACCGAAACGAGGAGGCGAACCATTTCGGCTTCTATGTTCAGAAGGGGCTCTTCGAGGAGTACGCCGCCTTCGGCAGGGGCCACGGCCACGATCTGGCGCCCTACGACCGGTACCATCGGGAGCGCGGCCTGCGCTGGCCCGTCGTGGACGGCAAGGAGACGCTCTGGCGCTATCGCGAGGGCTACGACCCATACGTGAAGCCGGGTGAGGGCGTGAAGTTCTACGGCCGTAAGGACGGCCGCGCCGTCATCCTCGCCGTTCCCTACGAGCCGCCCGCAGAGAGTCCGGATGACGAATTCGACCTCTGGCTCGTTACCGGCCGGGTGCTGGAGCACTGGCATTCCGGCTCCATGACGATGCGCGTCCCGGAGCTGTACAAGGCCTTTCCCGGCGCCGTCTGCTTCATGCACGGGGACGACGCCAGAAGACGCGGCCTGAACCAGGGAGCCGAGGTGCGGGTGATCTCGCGGCGCGGTGAAATCCGCAGCCGCGTCGAGACGCGCGGCCGCAACCGCATGCCGCGCGGCGTCATCTTCGTGCCGTGGTTCGACGCCAGCCAACTCATCAACAAGGTCACGCTGGACGCCACGGACCCGATCTCGAAGCAGACGGACTTCAAGAAGTGCGCCGTCAGGATCGAGGCCGTCTGA
- a CDS encoding TAT-variant-translocated molybdopterin oxidoreductase yields MTRPRDIAPGGVATQAADAVPGRTGRSFWRSLEELADEPSFRARLEAEFPALAPVMHDVDRRTILKMMGASLTLAGLAGCGSESDEQALPYVNAPESLTVGKPTWYATAVTLNGYAQPVLGKTYAGRPVKLEGNPDHPASLGASDAFTQASLLGLYDPQRSQAPLRMGRPATWGAYDRAAAEMVAANDATGGEGFRLLTGHVTSPTLLRQIGAMRQRWPKAVWHAFEPFDEASRDAALRTLYGRPLAAHYRLDRAQVVVCLDDDLLGPGPRQTLHGRLWAERRHAFQRGHGKSHLMVAESVPSGTGATASERLVAGPRRIAILMQALASAVGTGAASAPAGSAPQGSPPAGLAPAERRWLATATALLQAHRGRCLVTLGVHHDAALHAACIRANQALDNVGQTLSFTDPVGASRGAEPAGLYDLADDAAAGRVHTLAMLDVDPVATAPADIDFGDLMQRIGLRLHAGLHAGATGRLSHWHLPLQHELETWSDARAVDGRASIIQPLVRPFYEVRSRHAILGGWTGRDMPERLLVQETWRAEWGLAFDARWRDALVRGFVEGSEAVGLHVPAPAPPAPPAAGGISVADSPPAGGESGGFDLLFRPDPTIWDGRFHTNAWLQELPKPISKIVWGTALFIAPETAAQLRLTTGDEVRLTAGGRSLTGPIWVNPGQAPRTVAATFGYGRSANADDMGGPTDFPTTGYDAFRLRTRTAPWRLSGVEIEATGRHLKIATTQPNHAMDGYDFVRTVKRGEAVHDGAEPREQPSFYPEKNWDSPSWGMSIDLDTCIGCNACVTACQAENNIPVVGPDLVAMGREMHWLRIDQYYEGDPADPAMHFQPVPCMHCENAPCEMGCPVNAAVHSSDGLNLQVYNRCIGTRTCSSFCPYKVRHFNWFDYTGGDSPPLKAVRNPDVTVRMRGVMEKCTYCVQRISAARIEAKKEGRPIRDGEVRTACQQACPTSAIVFGDVLDPDTAVSRRKADGRDYALLQEVNTRPRTTYLARIEPEDGGS; encoded by the coding sequence ATGACGCGCCCGAGGGATATCGCCCCCGGCGGGGTGGCCACCCAGGCCGCGGACGCCGTCCCCGGACGGACCGGACGGTCGTTCTGGCGCAGCCTGGAGGAACTGGCGGACGAGCCCTCGTTCCGCGCGCGGTTGGAGGCCGAATTTCCCGCCCTGGCGCCCGTCATGCACGACGTCGACCGCCGCACCATTCTGAAGATGATGGGCGCCTCGCTCACGCTCGCCGGGCTGGCCGGCTGCGGCAGTGAGAGCGACGAGCAGGCGCTGCCCTACGTCAACGCGCCGGAGTCGCTGACGGTCGGCAAGCCGACATGGTACGCGACGGCCGTCACGCTCAACGGTTATGCGCAGCCGGTGCTCGGCAAGACCTACGCCGGCCGGCCGGTGAAGCTGGAAGGAAATCCGGACCATCCGGCGAGCCTCGGCGCCAGCGACGCCTTCACCCAGGCGTCGCTGCTCGGGCTCTACGACCCGCAACGGTCGCAGGCGCCGCTGCGCATGGGACGGCCGGCGACATGGGGCGCCTACGACCGCGCGGCGGCGGAGATGGTGGCGGCGAACGACGCCACCGGCGGCGAGGGCTTCCGCCTGCTGACGGGACACGTGACGTCGCCGACGCTCCTGCGCCAGATCGGCGCGATGCGGCAGCGCTGGCCGAAGGCGGTCTGGCATGCGTTCGAGCCGTTTGACGAGGCGTCGCGCGACGCGGCACTGCGGACGCTGTACGGCCGGCCGTTGGCGGCGCACTACCGGCTGGACCGCGCGCAGGTCGTCGTCTGCCTCGACGACGACCTGCTCGGCCCTGGCCCGCGGCAGACGCTGCACGGCCGGCTGTGGGCCGAACGCCGGCACGCCTTCCAGCGGGGCCACGGCAAATCGCACCTCATGGTGGCGGAAAGCGTGCCGTCCGGCACCGGCGCCACCGCGAGCGAGCGCCTGGTCGCCGGACCACGGCGGATCGCCATCCTGATGCAGGCGCTGGCGAGCGCGGTCGGCACCGGAGCCGCCTCCGCTCCTGCAGGTTCGGCGCCACAGGGTTCGCCGCCGGCAGGGTTGGCGCCGGCGGAACGGCGCTGGCTGGCCACGGCGACGGCGTTGCTCCAGGCGCACAGGGGACGCTGCCTCGTCACCCTCGGTGTGCATCACGACGCCGCGCTCCACGCCGCCTGCATCCGGGCGAACCAGGCGCTGGACAATGTCGGCCAGACGCTGTCGTTCACGGACCCGGTCGGCGCGAGCCGCGGCGCGGAACCCGCCGGCCTTTACGATCTGGCCGATGATGCGGCGGCAGGACGCGTCCACACCCTCGCGATGCTGGACGTCGATCCCGTGGCGACCGCCCCGGCCGATATCGATTTCGGCGACCTGATGCAGCGGATCGGGCTGCGGCTGCACGCGGGCCTTCATGCCGGCGCCACCGGGAGGCTCAGTCACTGGCACCTGCCGCTGCAGCATGAACTGGAGACGTGGAGCGACGCGCGCGCCGTCGACGGCCGCGCCAGCATCATCCAGCCCCTCGTCCGGCCGTTCTACGAGGTGCGGTCGCGCCACGCGATCCTCGGCGGCTGGACGGGCCGCGATATGCCGGAACGGTTGCTGGTACAGGAGACCTGGCGCGCCGAGTGGGGGTTGGCCTTCGATGCGCGGTGGCGGGACGCGCTGGTGCGGGGCTTCGTCGAGGGCAGCGAGGCGGTCGGGCTCCACGTCCCGGCCCCGGCGCCGCCCGCGCCGCCTGCCGCGGGCGGCATTTCCGTCGCCGACAGCCCGCCTGCCGGCGGCGAAAGCGGCGGTTTCGACCTGCTGTTCCGCCCCGATCCGACGATCTGGGACGGGCGCTTTCATACGAACGCATGGCTGCAGGAGTTGCCGAAGCCGATCAGCAAGATCGTCTGGGGAACGGCGCTCTTCATAGCGCCGGAGACGGCGGCGCAGCTTCGCCTGACAACCGGCGACGAGGTGCGCCTGACGGCGGGCGGACGCAGCCTGACCGGCCCGATCTGGGTCAACCCGGGCCAGGCCCCCCGGACGGTCGCCGCCACCTTCGGCTACGGACGATCCGCGAACGCCGACGACATGGGCGGCCCCACCGACTTTCCGACGACCGGCTACGACGCCTTCCGCCTGCGCACGCGCACCGCGCCCTGGCGTCTTTCGGGTGTCGAGATCGAGGCGACCGGACGCCATCTGAAGATCGCCACGACGCAGCCGAACCACGCGATGGACGGCTACGACTTCGTCCGGACGGTCAAGCGCGGCGAGGCGGTGCACGACGGTGCCGAACCCAGGGAGCAGCCCAGCTTCTATCCGGAGAAGAACTGGGACAGCCCGTCCTGGGGCATGTCGATCGACCTGGATACCTGCATCGGCTGCAACGCCTGCGTTACGGCCTGCCAGGCCGAAAACAATATTCCAGTCGTCGGGCCGGACCTCGTCGCCATGGGCAGGGAGATGCACTGGCTGCGCATCGACCAGTATTACGAAGGCGATCCGGCCGATCCGGCCATGCACTTCCAGCCGGTGCCCTGCATGCACTGCGAGAACGCGCCGTGCGAGATGGGCTGCCCGGTCAACGCCGCGGTGCACAGTTCCGACGGCCTGAACCTGCAGGTCTACAATCGCTGCATCGGCACGCGCACCTGCTCGTCCTTCTGCCCCTACAAGGTCCGCCACTTCAACTGGTTCGACTACACCGGCGGAGATTCCCCGCCCCTGAAGGCGGTGCGCAATCCCGACGTGACGGTGCGGATGCGCGGGGTCATGGAGAAGTGCACCTACTGCGTCCAGCGCATCAGTGCCGCACGCATCGAGGCGAAGAAGGAGGGCCGCCCCATCCGCGACGGCGAGGTCAGGACGGCCTGCCAGCAGGCCTGTCCGACCTCCGCGATCGTCTTCGGCGATGTCCTGGATCCCGACACCGCGGTGAGCCGCCGCAAGGCCGACGGTCGCGACTATGCGCTGCTCCAGGAGGTCAACACCCGGCCTCGCACGACCTACCTCGCCCGGATCGAACCGGAGGATGGCGGCTCGTGA
- a CDS encoding NnrS family protein, giving the protein MSSTVQTGAVSPDAERRLPPPVFRLGFRPFFLLGAVWAVLAIALWLAALARVVAIGAPYGALAWHAHEMLYGFAAAILAGFLLTAVPGWTMQPKLGAVGLAALAGLWIAGRFAMAFPEIVGISGAAALDLLFLVLVLARTASQIVASRNWRNLPIAAAPAVLLGGNMLFHLGAGGFVQTSGLENRLGIAVYVFLVAAIGGRIIPTFTRNWLKKRTAPGAVPPDASRFDVGVVLITLAVLVLWVSSPESPILAVAAAVAACGHLVRLLRWKGLRTGSEPLVWILHVAYAWMPVSLGLVAGAAYDPVAVPASAAVHALTAGVITTMMFAIMTRATLGHTGRPLTADRWTTAAYLMIVGAGACRVLAAFTVPLYGTLLTLSGLFWLAAFSIYLAAYGPKLLGEPVPVAAG; this is encoded by the coding sequence ATGAGCAGCACCGTTCAGACGGGTGCGGTGTCGCCGGACGCTGAGCGGCGCCTGCCGCCTCCGGTGTTCCGCCTCGGCTTCCGACCGTTTTTTCTCCTCGGCGCCGTGTGGGCGGTTCTCGCCATCGCCCTTTGGCTCGCCGCGCTGGCGAGGGTAGTGGCGATCGGTGCCCCATACGGCGCGCTGGCGTGGCACGCCCATGAAATGCTCTACGGCTTTGCGGCAGCCATCCTCGCCGGTTTCCTGCTGACGGCGGTGCCGGGCTGGACGATGCAGCCCAAGCTCGGCGCCGTCGGCCTAGCGGCGCTAGCCGGGCTCTGGATCGCCGGACGCTTCGCCATGGCCTTCCCGGAAATCGTGGGCATCAGCGGGGCGGCGGCGCTCGACCTGCTGTTCCTCGTGTTGGTGCTGGCGCGGACGGCATCGCAGATCGTGGCCAGCCGAAACTGGCGCAACCTGCCCATCGCCGCGGCTCCGGCGGTGCTCCTGGGCGGCAATATGCTGTTCCACCTGGGCGCGGGCGGTTTCGTTCAGACCTCCGGCCTCGAAAATCGCCTCGGTATTGCCGTCTATGTGTTCCTGGTGGCGGCGATCGGCGGCCGCATCATCCCGACCTTTACGCGGAACTGGCTAAAGAAGCGTACAGCCCCTGGGGCGGTGCCGCCCGATGCGTCTCGGTTTGATGTCGGGGTTGTGCTGATCACGCTCGCGGTACTGGTCCTATGGGTCTCGTCGCCCGAGAGCCCAATCCTCGCAGTGGCCGCGGCAGTCGCTGCCTGCGGCCATCTTGTTCGTCTGCTGCGCTGGAAGGGCCTGCGGACCGGCAGCGAGCCGCTCGTGTGGATCCTGCATGTCGCCTATGCCTGGATGCCCGTCTCCTTAGGTCTCGTCGCGGGCGCCGCATACGACCCGGTCGCCGTGCCGGCGAGCGCGGCCGTGCACGCTCTGACGGCCGGCGTCATCACGACCATGATGTTCGCCATCATGACCCGTGCCACCCTCGGCCACACGGGAAGGCCGCTCACCGCCGACAGGTGGACGACAGCAGCGTATCTGATGATCGTCGGGGCAGGGGCGTGCCGGGTTCTAGCGGCGTTCACGGTGCCGCTCTACGGGACACTGCTGACCTTGTCGGGGCTGTTCTGGCTCGCCGCGTTCTCGATCTACCTCGCGGCTTACGGGCCGAAACTGCTCGGCGAGCCGGTACCGGTCGCCGCAGGTTGA